In Candidatus Roseilinea sp., one DNA window encodes the following:
- a CDS encoding carbohydrate kinase: protein MFVLGVDFGTEGVRVGIFTPDGAPVAFAAEAYPTDYPRVGWAEQDPNEWWTAFVKATRRAISEGNVPAASIAAIGVDCTSCTVVVMDERFQPLRPAIIWMDVRAAAQADRIAASGHPMLKYNGFGNVSAEWMPCKMLWLKENEPEIYARSRHVGEFIDWVTYRLTGEWTASINNVSIRWYYDRNEGGWSPSFYQTIGLGDLIERFPSRVLDMGQVAGQLRSDVAEALGLPAGIPVAQGGADAFVAMFGLNVVSPGKMAFIVGSSHLMLGQSDRPFHAKGLFGTYTDAVLPGQYTVEGGQVSTGSIVRWFRDHFCAAEAEIARQRGVSTYDVLNESAGQVPVGSEGLIVLDYFQGNRTPYVDSLARGVMLGLSLKHTNAHLFRAILEGIAYGSEHIFRTFRASGYVVNEIVAAGGPTKSRLWMQIHADVSGIPITLTRVPDATCLGSAVLAAVAGELYPNVPAASNAMVHVLDRIEPDQERHEAYRFYADRYIETYPRLRNLIHAVVRHQTCR from the coding sequence ATGTTTGTCTTAGGCGTTGATTTCGGCACAGAGGGGGTACGCGTGGGTATCTTCACCCCCGACGGCGCGCCGGTGGCTTTTGCTGCCGAAGCTTATCCGACCGATTACCCGCGCGTGGGTTGGGCGGAGCAAGACCCTAATGAGTGGTGGACGGCGTTTGTCAAAGCGACGCGCCGAGCGATAAGTGAGGGCAACGTGCCTGCGGCATCTATCGCTGCTATCGGCGTGGATTGCACCAGTTGCACCGTCGTAGTCATGGACGAGCGCTTTCAGCCACTGCGCCCGGCCATCATTTGGATGGATGTGCGCGCCGCAGCGCAGGCCGACCGAATCGCTGCTTCGGGCCACCCGATGCTGAAATACAACGGCTTCGGCAATGTCTCCGCAGAGTGGATGCCCTGCAAGATGCTGTGGCTAAAAGAAAATGAGCCGGAGATCTATGCCCGCTCCCGTCACGTTGGCGAGTTCATTGATTGGGTGACCTATCGCCTTACCGGTGAATGGACAGCTAGCATCAATAACGTCAGCATTCGCTGGTACTACGATCGCAATGAAGGGGGCTGGTCGCCCTCGTTCTATCAGACTATCGGTTTAGGCGATTTAATCGAGCGCTTCCCTTCCCGCGTGCTCGACATGGGACAGGTGGCCGGACAACTTCGCAGTGATGTCGCCGAGGCGCTGGGCTTACCGGCCGGCATCCCCGTGGCTCAGGGCGGTGCAGATGCATTCGTGGCCATGTTTGGCTTGAACGTCGTCTCGCCGGGCAAGATGGCGTTTATCGTCGGTTCCTCGCACCTGATGTTGGGCCAGAGCGATCGGCCCTTTCACGCCAAGGGCTTGTTCGGCACCTACACGGATGCCGTCTTACCCGGCCAATACACCGTCGAAGGCGGGCAAGTTTCTACCGGCTCGATTGTGCGCTGGTTCCGTGATCACTTTTGCGCTGCCGAAGCAGAGATCGCGCGGCAACGCGGCGTCTCCACTTACGATGTGTTGAACGAAAGCGCCGGCCAGGTGCCCGTTGGCTCAGAAGGTTTGATCGTCCTGGACTACTTCCAAGGCAATCGCACGCCATATGTCGATTCGCTGGCGCGCGGTGTAATGCTCGGTCTGTCGCTCAAGCACACCAACGCCCATCTTTTTCGCGCCATTCTCGAAGGCATTGCCTATGGCTCCGAGCATATCTTCCGCACGTTCCGCGCCAGTGGCTACGTGGTCAATGAGATCGTTGCTGCAGGTGGTCCGACCAAAAGCCGGCTGTGGATGCAGATTCACGCCGATGTGAGCGGCATTCCCATCACACTCACGCGCGTCCCCGATGCGACTTGCCTTGGCTCGGCGGTGCTCGCTGCTGTAGCCGGGGAGCTCTACCCGAATGTCCCCGCTGCTTCCAACGCGATGGTACACGTTCTGGATCGAATCGAACCGGATCAAGAGCGTCACGAAGCCTATCGCTTCTATGCCGATCGCTATATCGAGACCTATCCGCGCTTGCGAAATCTCATTCACGCGGTGGTTCGCCATCAAACTTGCAGATGA
- a CDS encoding dihydroxyacetone kinase: protein MKKILNDPKNFVPEMLDGLLKAHADQLSYAANDLHCIVRADAAVSGKVALATGGGSGHLPVFLGYVGRGMLDGCAVGDVFQSPSADQMLEVTRRIHGGRGVLYIYGNYGGDVMNFDMAAEMAAMEDIEVRTVLVKDDVVSSRDPEKRRGVAGMVFAFKCAGAKADLGGSLDEVEAVARKTLANVRTMGMALTPCIVPQAGKPTFTLGENEMEMGMGIHGEPGISREELKPADEIAERMLRTITEDMPIGSGDHVAVMVNGLGATPPEELYIVYRRVHDLLAGSNVKVHRAYVGEYATSMEMAGCSLTLFKLDDELTALLDHPARTPFFVQI, encoded by the coding sequence ATGAAGAAGATCTTGAATGACCCCAAAAATTTCGTGCCCGAAATGCTCGATGGATTGTTGAAGGCTCACGCCGATCAACTTAGCTACGCAGCCAATGACCTGCACTGCATCGTTCGCGCCGATGCAGCCGTGTCCGGCAAGGTGGCGTTAGCTACCGGGGGAGGCTCCGGCCACTTGCCCGTGTTTCTCGGGTATGTTGGCCGAGGCATGCTGGATGGTTGCGCCGTCGGGGATGTCTTTCAGTCGCCGAGCGCTGACCAGATGCTCGAGGTCACGCGCCGCATCCATGGCGGGCGCGGCGTGCTTTATATCTACGGCAACTACGGTGGCGATGTGATGAACTTCGACATGGCGGCTGAGATGGCCGCGATGGAGGACATTGAAGTGCGCACCGTGCTTGTGAAGGATGATGTTGTGTCCAGTCGCGATCCTGAAAAGCGGCGTGGCGTTGCCGGCATGGTGTTCGCATTCAAGTGCGCCGGCGCCAAGGCCGATTTAGGCGGCTCCCTCGATGAAGTCGAAGCCGTTGCTCGCAAAACACTGGCCAATGTGCGCACCATGGGCATGGCGCTCACGCCCTGCATCGTCCCTCAAGCAGGCAAGCCGACTTTTACCCTCGGCGAAAACGAAATGGAGATGGGCATGGGCATTCACGGCGAGCCGGGCATCAGCCGCGAGGAGCTGAAACCGGCGGATGAAATCGCCGAGCGGATGCTGCGTACAATCACCGAGGACATGCCCATCGGCTCCGGCGACCACGTGGCTGTCATGGTGAACGGCCTCGGCGCAACACCGCCGGAAGAGCTATATATCGTCTACCGTCGCGTGCACGATCTGCTTGCTGGCTCGAACGTGAAGGTGCATCGCGCCTATGTAGGAGAATATGCCACCAGCATGGAGATGGCAGGCTGTTCATTGACCCTATTCAAGCTCGATGATGAGCTGACGGCATTGCTAGACCATCCGGCACGCACGCCGTTCTTCGTGCAGATTTAA
- a CDS encoding dihydroxyacetone kinase subunit L, which yields MTTVTASHVREALRRVGDRMVALRERLNDLDAAMGDGDTGISVSKGGAALAEFSNANPLNDGDDIGKYLANAGMALNRAAPSTMGTLLATALMRMGKEAKGASSLDATLLARMLAAADTGIQERGKAKPGDKTIVDALHPAAEAFAAAVERGEDLSQAARAMLEAARRGCEAATPLRSNVGRASWVGERTAGKPDPGAVLCVEILEALLKV from the coding sequence ATGACTACAGTCACTGCGTCGCATGTGCGCGAGGCCCTCCGGCGCGTGGGCGATCGAATGGTTGCCCTGCGCGAAAGGTTAAATGATCTCGATGCCGCGATGGGGGACGGCGACACCGGCATCAGCGTGAGCAAGGGCGGGGCAGCGTTGGCCGAGTTCTCGAATGCCAATCCGCTGAATGATGGCGACGACATCGGCAAGTACTTGGCTAATGCCGGAATGGCGCTTAATCGCGCTGCGCCGAGCACGATGGGCACACTGCTGGCCACGGCGCTGATGCGCATGGGCAAGGAAGCGAAGGGCGCATCCTCGCTCGACGCGACCTTGCTGGCGCGCATGCTTGCGGCTGCGGATACGGGCATCCAGGAACGCGGCAAAGCCAAGCCAGGTGACAAGACGATTGTGGATGCGCTCCATCCGGCGGCCGAGGCGTTTGCTGCGGCTGTCGAGCGTGGTGAAGACTTAAGCCAGGCCGCTCGGGCCATGCTTGAAGCTGCCCGCCGGGGCTGTGAAGCAGCAACGCCGCTGCGCAGTAACGTTGGCCGCGCAAGTTGGGTCGGTGAGCGCACTGCGGGCAAACCGGACCCAGGCGCAGTATTGTGCGTCGAGATACTCGAAGCACTGCTCAAAGTCTAA